One Apostichopus japonicus isolate 1M-3 chromosome 14, ASM3797524v1, whole genome shotgun sequence genomic window carries:
- the LOC139979838 gene encoding COMM domain-containing protein 8-like: protein MAGHQLTLGNLRTELIGKCPEKKFDALFHHTIDSLIRSSTPDYTKYSEVWTLEDWFGVLSDLKQIITIFSRSNLKKDELDETLAALPEPYRESIFQCLSLRKDDLQAALVEQTLSISESYLRDFDWKIKYALASDKISSVEEPLVNLSLTVNEEGTNRTIPLEMNVNELKSFITSLEAAHKAVLQLKS, encoded by the exons ATGGCAGGACATCAGCTAACATTAGGCAATCTCCGTACAGAACTTATCGGAAAGTGTCCTGAAAAGAAGTTTGATGCG CTTTTCCACCACACCATTGACAGTTTAATACGGTCATCTACTCCTGATTATACAAAATATAGCGAGGTCTGGACCTTGGAAGACTGGTTTGGAGTGCTTTCAGACTTGAAGCAAATTATCACTATCTTCTCTCGCAGCAACCTAAAGAAAGATGAG TTGGATGAAACCTTAGCAGCTCTTCCAGAGCCTTACAGAGAGAGTATATTTCAGTGTTTGTCATTAAGGAAAGATGACCTTCAGGCGGCCCTGGTGGAGCAGACCTTGTCTATATCAGAAAGTTACCTACGGGACTTTGACTGGAAAATCAAG TATGCCCTCGCAAGTGACAAAATTTCAAGTGTTGAAGAGCCGTTGGTTAACCTTAGTCTAACCGTGAATGAAGAAGGCACCAACAGAACCATTCCATTGGAGATGAATGTTAATGAGCTGAAATCGTTTATCACATCCTTAGAAGCAGCTCATAAG
- the LOC139979442 gene encoding gem-associated protein 5-like → MAFEGLPPSPNWYSSTASDTNQDGVLAYASRNSVSLLNISDDGQTLIGYLHGHEQRVAAVAFNKLDNQLLATCGDDCMVKVWNWHSKSVIKEHKSHESKVTCVSWNPSNKDVLTTGDDKGNIVSWNQSEDELKSWSQEKNPIACLAYSNTNEQYLAVGYKSGKIYVIDLSKKKPTVVLKLRGHDDEVQSMCWSPTSSQTANGSSLSDLGAETETLLLSGGKDQHIRLWSLSQDKMLHAFKLPAKGGSRSRNRGDDGSSRARLWVSVWWPHDQPKQFLSSSFGGDILLWDLNKSGKQKWVSLGQGSSETHNRPVFSILPVRDKYFLTSSMDRQLILWDRETCAPHWSTPTLGGFIYQLAVAPQDTATIAMGVGDNMIRVWNTQGRGASCKSTSLWQGLKSKVTAICWHPEREGLLAFGTEDGRIGMFTSINPTKAPILSRTFHKKTVYSLSFGPYCYIKKDDDGDKAENEVMICLYSCGGEGVVYQHHATSLNEEAVCIDTIIRSTNTLQHMLPLRSEVSWRSDRSFVAIGNDDGSIEILGAPHLLLLCTIQVHHKIINCLQWFPSQIPQGQSSLWFCLASGSNETVVHVHDLSNVLGQETLIPMPAPISSAFRSLNGHMLRVTTLQWNPLADGKLASVSYDGTAQIWDVDSGEALANFRGHQGRLLSVAWSHLDPDILFTGGEDFCVMKWKISECTHKQPPKDKKELNLKFYNSGASNREGKKKKNKSKGSSVFSKGAIKSTSSNEGTSPSPMNGKDVWLTNGGLDATAKTVSEMKDTTPKSPSTFPSVPEKDLKQIVELLEEKKRELSLEGVADGLSRGLESKSGEVTDGRGLDPAGCHVKDGEDEGKDAKKHFEEADTWEDVQKVGSKTKRKKGKSYFPVCSQLDNRGKHWFLKDCVDIAERKYGKTTELLHQDSVPAGLFTSRKDLSQTMTIEGNHHQEHGNIDIRLWLDVWQGKLLNVLRDATHRGQLNDKMVAMAPQVGHDVWLETCRAYAKQLEQNGDPQKAATYYVCCHQIQQAVKVLKENKHFREAASLATSRLAHGDAMRVDVFQSWGKQLEADHSYEAAARCCLAIDKPENAVRLLARSGSQSALKAALDVAILTDQKDILCSQVPRYANKCMLNGDWSEAWDLSTDDISILCLHLVMIIHEALIITLRRTAGSFMSDMYNEPKFSNHLAEVSEHGQDSFSGWPCLSVDGTTLLSAAISIWETQDHPWEKATKTEISESLQKLFVPSFDLRVPKQFFISGAVCVALDFLESASVSEKSYSHVEKILKECYQAGDLTLMKVTLSLVYPKGFFVDKLSMSPLVVPGNDDSSVRPTEAYYAYTVLYYLWWNCPGRISHFAAQEPSTNSASVHGTVINSDSSAQGATAQQTSNGGEGGGGGALASDEQKDSSTQNGSANISHGSIPSPLTCTETTTQESLAQDSEINADKALPDVKTARDSSNEMNGEVTSPNDSKTSSWHNEERDRECPERGKAKLQSFAEDARGEVHTDMEWCKFAWIRTKICKDVLVKRKPLQWYRLRAELQQIGIARQALSDERGEIKSDNTGGESSLPLNDSNLKGQTDGEVPEISSCQDTMEGSDLSTGENDIQELQPEGVVLPDEHLPIFERYLRPSITEVTLTENEARLQEELDSLNMGSEAPDPHESMLVIASLLTNIFLAGYCEPDSKFVLQGLVKFETKHICTKSQLKHFLRLKTKLEETLQRGEEPS, encoded by the exons ATGGCTTTTGAAGGTCTCCCACCCTCACCAAACTGGTACTCTAGTACAGCTAGTGATACAAATCAAGATGGTGTGCTGGCCTATGCATCCAGAAACTCTGTTTCACTTTTAAACATTTCGGACGATGGGCAAACGTTGATAGGGTACCTTCATGGTCATGAACAAAGAGTTGCTGCAGTTGCGTTCAATAAATTAGACAACCAACTGCTAGCGACATGCGGTGATGACTGCATGGTCAAGGTCTGGAACTGGCATTCGAAGTCTGTAATTAAGGAACACAAAAGTCATGAG AGTAAAGTGACTTGTGTGTCTTGGAATCCTAGCAATAAAGATGTCCTGACCACTGGTGATGATAAAGGAAATATTGTTTCCTGGAATCAGAGTGAAGATGAATTAAAGTCTTGGTCACAAGAGAAGAATCCTATAGCCTGCCTTGCCTACTCTAACACTAATGAACAATATTTAGCTGTTGG CTAcaaaagtggtaaaatatatgTCATTGACCTAAGTAAGAAGAAACCGACGGTTGTGTTGAAGCTGAGGGGTCATGATGACGAAGTCCAGTCCATGTGTTGGTCACCGACCTCGTCTCAAACGGCTAATGGCTCCTCTCTGTCTGACCTCGGAGCAGAAACGGAAACTTTACTCCTCTCTGGAGGGAAAGATCAACATATAAGACTCTGGTCACTGTCTCAAGACAAGATGTTACATGCATTCAAATTGCCTGCTAAAGGGGGAAGCAGGTCAAGAAATCGAGGTGATGATGGCTCTTCTCGGGCTCGTCTGTGGGTTTCTGTATGGTGGCCTCACGATCAACCTAAACAGTTCCTATCAAGCTCATTTGG GGGTGATATTTTGTTATGGGATTTGAACAAGAGTGGAAAGCAGAAGTGGGTCTCTTTAGGTCAAGGTTCCTCCGAAACGCACAACCGACCAGTTTTCTCTATTCTCCCAGTCAGAGACAAGTATTTCCTTACTTCATCGATGGACAGACAG CTGATACTGTGGGATAGGGAGACCTGTGCCCCTCATTGGTCCACCCCTACCCTGGGGGGATTCATCTATCAGTTGGCAGTCGCCCCCCAGGATACAGCCACCATTGCCATGGGTGTTGGGGATAACATGATCAGGGTCTGGAATACACAAGGAAGGGGTGCATCCTGCAAGTCCACTTCACTGTGGCAAGGACTGAAATCAAAAGTTACTGCT aTCTGCTGGCATCCAGAGAGGGAAGGACTCTTAGCATTTGGTACCGAAGATGGTAGAATTGGAATGTTTACTTCAATCAACCCTAC CAAGGCACCTATCTTATCAAGAACCTTTCATAAGAAGACTGTCTATTCTCTTTCTTTCGGCCCTTATTGCTATATAAAAAAGG ATGATGATGGCGACAAGGCTGAAAATGAAGTCATGATCTGCCTGTATAGCTGTGGAGGTGAAGGGGTGGTTTATCAGCACCATGCTACCAGTCTGAATGAGGAAGCGGTGTGTATCGATACTATTATAAGGAGCACCAACACTTTGCAA CACATGCTCCCATTGAGGTCAGAGGTCAGTTGGAGGTCTGACAGGTCATTTGTTGCCATTGGTAACGATGATGG ATCCATAGAAATATTAGGAGCTCCTCATCTTCTTCTGCTGTGTACCATCCAGGTCCACCATAAAATTATTAATTGCCTTCAGTGGTTTCCCTCTCAAATTCctcaaggtcaaagttcactaTGGTTCTGCTTGGCGTCAGGGTCGAATGAAACTGTAGTGCATGTTCATGACCTGTCCAACGTGCTCG GTCAAGAGACATTGATCCCAATGCCAGCTCCAATCAGTTCTGCTTTCAGGAGTCTTAACGGACACATGCTTAGAGTAACAACTTTACAGTGGAATCCATTGGCTGATGGAAAGCTGGCATCTGTGTCCTATGATGGCACTGCTCAG ATCTGGGATGTTGATTCAGGAGAGGCTTTGGCCAATTTCAGGGGCCACCAGGGGCGCCTCCTCTCCGTGGCCTGGAGTCACCTGGATCCAGACATTCTCTTTACTGGCGGTGAAGATTTCTGCGTCATGAAATGGAAGATATCAGAATGTACTCACAAGCAGCCACCAAAAG ACAAGAAAGAACTGAATCTCAAGTTTTACAACTCTGGTGCATCAAATAGGgaaggaaagaagaagaaaaataaaagcaaaggATCGTCTGTCTTCTCCAAGGGGGCAATCAAATCTACATCTTCAAATGAAGGTACCTCGCCCTCACCCATGAATGGTAAAGATGTCTGGTTGACGAACGGCGGGCTCGATGCGACAGCCAAAACTGTTTCAGAAATGAAAGATACAACTCCCAAATCGCCGTCAACCTTTCCGAGTGTTCCCGAAAAGGATTTGAAACAAATCGTTGAACTCCTGGAGGAGAAGAAAAGAGAACTTAGTCTAGAAGGAGTAGCAGATGGGTTGTCGAGAGGATTGGAGAGTAAGAGTGGTGAGGTCACAGATGGTAGAGGTCTGGATCCAGCAGGGTGTCATGTCAAGGATGGGGAAGATGAAGGAAAGGATGCAAAGAAACATTTCGAAGAGGCAGACACTTGGGAAGATGTGCAAAAAG TGGGAAGCAAAACCAAGAGAAAGAAGGGCAAGTCGTATTTTCCTGTCTGCAGTCAACTGGACAATAGAGGGAAGCATTGGTTCTTGAAAGACTGTGTGGATATAGCTGAAAGGAAGTATG GAAAAACCACAGAACTGCTACATCAGGATTCAGTTCCTGCAGGACTATTCACCTCCAGAAAAGATCTTAGCCAAACCATGACAATTGAAG GGAATCATCACCAAGAACATGGCAACATTGACATCAGGCTGTGGTTGGATGTCTGGCAAGGCAAACTCTTAAATGTACTCAGAGATGCCACACACAGAGGCCAGCTCAATGATAAAATGGTTGCCATGGCACCACAAG TTGGACACGATGTATGGTTGGAAACCTGCAGAGCATATGCCAAGCAGCTGGAGCAGAATGGTGACCCACAGAAGGCTGCCACCTACTATGTTTGCTGCCATCAAATCCAACAGGCTGTGAAAGTCTTGAAGGAAAACAAGCACTTCAG GGAGGCAGCTTCCTTGGCTACTTCGCGTCTAGCTCACGGAGATGCAATGAGGGTGGATGTTTTCCAGAGCTGGGGCAAACAGCTGGAAGCTGACCACAGTTATGAAGCGGCAGCTCGCTG CTGTCTAGCCATAGACAAACCAGAAAATGCAGTTAGGCTGCTTGCTCGGAGTGGCAGTCAATCGGCTCTAAAAGCAGCTCTTGATGTTGCCATTTTGACCGATCAGAAGGATATTTTATGCTCACAAGTGCCAAGATATGCAAATAAGTGCATGCTGAACGGTGATTGGTCAGAGGCATGGGACTTGTCGACAGATGATATCTCGATACTG TGTCTTCATTTGgtgatgattattcatgaggCTCTCATTATTACTCTCAGAAGAACAGCTGGATCATTCATGTCAGATATGTACAACGAACCAAAGTTTTCAAATCACCTTGCAGAAGTTTCAGAACATG GTCAAGACAGTTTCTCTGGTTGGCCCTGTCTGTCCGTTGATGGAACTACTCTTCTGTCTGCAGCTATTTCCATTTGGGAGACTCAGGATCATCCCTGGGAGAAGGCTACTAAAACGGAGATATCGGAATCTCTTCAGAAACTTTTTGTGCCGTCGTTTGATTTGAGAGTACCTAAACAG TTTTTCATCAGTGGTGCTGTTTGCGTTGCTCTAGATTTCTTGGAGAGTGCATCTGTTAGTGAAAAATCCTATTCTCATGTGGAGAAGATACTAAAGGAGTGCTATCAAGCAGGTGACCTAACCCTCATGAAAGTCACCCTCTCATTGGTCTATCCAAAAG GGTTTTTTGTGGACAAGCTTTCTATGTCTCCCTTAGTAGTTCCTGGTAACGATGATTCCAGCGTCAGGCCCACTGAAGCCTACTATGCTTATACAGTCTTATATTACCTTTGGTGGAATTGTCCAGGGAGAATCTCCCACTTTGCTGCTCAGGAACCATCAACAAATAGTGCTTCAGTGCATGGGACTGTAATAAACTCAGATAGTTCTGCTCAAGGAGCAACAGCTCAGCAGACATCAAatggaggagaaggaggaggaggaggagcatTAGCAAGTGATGAGCAGAAGGATTCATCTACACAAAATGGCTCTGCAAACATCTCACATGGAAGCATCCCttcacctttgacctgtacTGAAACAACAACCCAAGAAAGCTTAGCGCAAGATTCAGAGATTAATGCAGACAAAGCCCTGCCAGATGTGAAAACTGCGAGGGATTCAAGTAACGAAATGAACGGAGAAGTAACGTCACCAAATGACTCAAAGACTTCCTCATGGCATAATGAGGAACGTGATCGAGAGTGCCCAGAACGAGGGAAAGCCAAATTGCAATCTTTCGCCGAGGACGCGCGAGGTGAAGTTCACACGGATATGGAATGGTGCAAGTTTGCATGGATAAGAACCAAAATATGCAAAGACGTACTGGTCAAGAGAAAGCCACTACAATGGTACCGGCTTAGAGCTGAACTCCAACAAATTGGGATTGCGAGACAGGCTTTGTCTGATGAAAGAGGAGAGATCAAATCTGACAATACTGGAGGTGAATCCAGTTTACCCTTAAATGACAGTAATCTTAAAGGCCAAACAGATGGTGAAGTTCCAGAAATCTCAAGCTGTCAGGACACCATGGAAGGGTCGGATTTATCTACCGGTGAGAACGACATACAAGAGTTGCAACCAGAAGGAGTTGTTCTACCAGATGAGCATTTGCCAATCTTTGAGAGGTACTTGAGACCTAGCATTACGGAGGTAACACTAACAGAAAATGAAGCCAGGCTGCAAGAAGAACTTGATAGCCTTAATATG